In one Arachis duranensis cultivar V14167 chromosome 9, aradu.V14167.gnm2.J7QH, whole genome shotgun sequence genomic region, the following are encoded:
- the LOC107467384 gene encoding ACT domain-containing protein ACR12, producing the protein MAMAMTKTFFAAAPSFAVHGGGGGGGRASDPLVIPFFSHSSISPVPLHRFPTSPSLSRNNNKNVIYASAYDFNAVSSASLKSSDNLDSVPMPIVMIDQDSDTEATIVQLSFGDRLGALIDTMRALKNLGLDVSKGTVSTEGPVKQTKFFITQADTGRKVEDPDMLERIRLTIINNLLKYHPESSELLAMGEVFGIKAPQKKLNADIATHIHVKQDGPKRSLLYIETADRPGLLVEIIKVIADVNIDVESAEIDTEGLIAKDKFHVSYGGAALNSSMSQVLVNCLRYYLRTPETDIDSY; encoded by the exons ATGGCTATGGCGATGACAAAGACATTTTTTGCTGCTGCTCCTTCCTTCGCCGTAcacggtggtggtggtggtggtggtagggCTTCTGATCCACTGGTCATTCCTTTCTTCTCTCACTCTTCCATCTCTCCTGTTCCTCTTCACCGCTTCCCAACCTCGCCCTCTCTCTCCAGGAACAACAATAA GAATGTTATATATGCTTCTGCATATGATTTTAATGCAGTCAGTTCAGCTTCACTG AAATCCAGTGACAATCTTGATAGTGTTCCTATGCCAATAGTAATGATAGATCAAGACTCAGATACTGAAGCCACAATAGTGCAGCTTAGCTTTGGTGATCGCCTTGGAGCTCTTATCGACACG ATGAGAGCATTAAAAAACTTGGGGTTGGATGTTTCAAAGGGAACTGTCTCCACAGAGGGACCGGTTAAGCAGACAAAGTTTTTTATTACTCAGGC AGACACTGGCCGCAAAGTTGAAGATCCTGATATGTTAGAGAGAATTCGACTGACCATTATTAACAACTTGTTGAAATATCATCCT GAGTCGAGCGAATTACTAGCCATGGGTGAGGTGTTTGGCATAAAGGCTCCACAGAAGAAG CTTAATGCTGATATTGCAACTCATATACATGTTAAGCAAGATGGGCCCAAGAGGAG CTTGCTGTACATAGAGACAGCAGACAGGCCAGGCTTGCTCGTTGAAATCATTAAAGTCATCGCAGATGTGAACATTGATGTTGAATCGGCTGAGATTGATACCGAA GGCTTGATTGCTAAAGATAAATTTCATGTCAGTTATGGTGGCGCTGCATTAAACAGTTCAATGTCTCAG GTTCTGGTGAACTGTCTCCGTTACTATCTCCGGACGCCAGAGACAGATATTGATAGTTACTGA
- the LOC107467230 gene encoding protein MAIN-LIKE 1-like, protein MQRQQGMPLDECYVPYLQMAGLYHLARLNDSGFRLDEPIVSAFVERWRPETHTFHMPFGEYTITFQDVAYQLGLAVDGRYVSGCLTDFHMYIEGGRPAWVWFEELLGVIPPPSQVQKFAVNCTWFQETFGECPEGADEETVRRFARAYIMMLLGTQLFADKSGNHIHIRWLPYVARLEEMGSYSWGSAALAWLYWCMCRVANRHVVKLAGPLQLLQSWIFWRFSRFRPAGYDTCS, encoded by the coding sequence ATGCAGCGACAACAAGGCATGCCACTCGATGAGTGTTATGTTCCCTACTTGCAGATGGCCGGGTTATACCATCTGGCTAGGCTGAACGATAGTGGGTTCCGGTTAGATGAGCCCATTGTCAGCGCCTTCGTCGAGCGGTGGCGTCCTGAGACGCACACTTTCCATATGCCCTTCGGAGAGTACACGATCACGTTTCAGGACGTGGCGTACCAGTTGGGGTTGGCAGTGGACGGGCGTTATGTCAGCGGTTGCCTTACAGATTTCCATATGTATATCGAGGGTGGACGTCCAGCTTGGGTATGGTTCGAGGAGTTGCTTGGAGTGATTCCTCCTCCGAGCCAGGTTCAGAAGTTCGCAGTAAACTGCACCTGGTTCCAGGAGACTTTCGGAGAGTGCCCTGAGGGAGCCGATGAGGAGACTGTGCGGCGCTTTGCTCGTGCCTATATCATGATGTTGTTGGGCACTCAGCTGTTTGCCGACAAGTCCGGCAACCACATTCACATCAGATGGCTTCCCTATGTAGCTAGGCTTGAGGAGATGGGTTCCTACAGTTGGGGGTCTGCAGCATTGGCATGGTTGTACTGGTGCATGTGCCGAGTGGCAAACAGACATGTGGTGAAGTTAGCGGGCCCACTTCAGCTACTTCAGTCCTGGATTTTCTGGCGCTTTTCCAGGTTTAGGCCTGCTGGGTATGATACGTGCAGCTAG